A region of the Desulfobacter postgatei 2ac9 genome:
TCGGTATCTCAACGAAGACCCCTGGCAGAGGCTTCGCACCCTGAAACGGTATTTCAAGAAAACGCCAATTTCCATGCTGCTGCGCGGCCAAAAACTTGTGGGGTACCGTAATTATGCTGATGACCTGGCCGAACTTTTTGTTAAAAAGACCGTGGAAAACGGGCTGGATATTTTCAGGACCTTTGATGCCCTTAATGATTACAGAAATTTCGAAACCGTGGTACCGGTAATCAAATCGTGTGGTGCGCATTTTCAGGGCTGCATCTGCTATACCCTGACAGAGCCCCGCCTGGGCGGAGAGGTGTATAACCTGGAATATTATGTGAAAAAGGCCAAAGAGCTTGAGGATATGGGTGCCGATTCCATCTGCATCAAGGATGTGGCAGGATTGATGGCCCCTTATGACGCCTTTGAGCTCGTAAAAGCACTGAAAGCAGAAGTTAAGCCCCCGATTCACCTGCATTCCCATTTTACATCGGGCATGTCCCCCATGACCCATCTCAAGGCCGTAGAGGCAGGCGTTGATATTATTGATACCTGTATGACCCCTTATGCATACAGAACATCCCATGCAGCACTTGAGCCTCTTGTGATGAGCCTTTTGGGCACAAGTCGGGATACGGGATTTGATATCAAGGCCCTTACCCGGATCAATGAGACCCTGGAAAAAGATGTGATACCTAAATATAAGCATCTGCTGGATAACACCAAGCTCTCACTGATTGATATCAATGTGCTTATGTACCAGACACCTGACTTCATGCGCGCCAATTTGCAAAAACAGCTTCGGGAAATGGATGCATTGGACAAAATTGATGAGGTGTACAAAGAGCTGCCCAGGGTAAGGAAAGAACTGGGTCAGATTCCCCTTGTAACGCCAACCAGCCGGATTGTGGGTACCCAGACGGTGAACAATGTGCTTTTTGACACCAAGGAAGAGCGTTACAAAATGATTACCGCCCAGGTCAAGGATTTATGTTACGGCCTGTACGGCAAAACAGCAGTTCCCATTGATGCTGACCTGCAGAAAAAAGCGCTCAAGGGCTATGAAAGAGGCGAAGAGCCTATCACCTGCCGTCCGGCAGAAGTTTTGATGCCCGAACTTGAAAAAGCCAGGAAAGAGATCGGCGATCTGGCTGTGGATGATGAGGATCTTATTCTCTGTGCCCTGTTCCCCGTAACCGGCAAAAAATACCTGATGCAAAAATACGGTAAGGAACAGGTGCCTGACACGGTGAAACCCATTACCCTGGAAGATGTTAAAAAACAAGATGATATGATTAAAAAAGCCAAAGCAGGCAAGCTCATTGAACCTGCTGCGGATCTTCCTGAAAAAAGCGAGTTTGCCAGAACCTTTAATGTCTTTGTGGACGGTGAATGTTTTGAAGTTGGTGTCGATGAAGTGGGTGGTTCTCCAATGATTTCTTATGCCGCCCTTGCTTCCGTCGCACCTGCGGCAGCTCCCGTTGCACCGTCTGCCCCTGCAGCACCAACACCTCCTGCACCCCCTGCAGTATCGGCTCCGAAGCCCGCATCAGCAAAATCGGTCGCACCCGCACCAAAACCCAAACCTGCTGCACCGGCAGGTGGCTCCGGGACGCCTGTTTTGGCTCCTATGCCCGGCATGATTGTCAAGTATACGAAAAATGTGGGAGATGCGGTGAACGCAGGCGATACTGTTGTCTTGATTGAGGCCATGAAGATGGAAAATGCCCTGCTGGCAACAGTCGACGGAACCATTACCGCCATTAATTTTAAAACAGGTGATTCAGTGGCCAAGGATGATGTACTGGCAACCATAGAATAACTCAAATAGAACACAATAGGGGGAGGGGGATGGTTTGACAACCATCCCCCTGTGCTTATTATGATAGTTGATGCCGGTGTGTGATCCGGCACCACTATCATAAGGAGAAAACAATGGCATTTGAAACCAAAGAAGAACTGCTTGAAAAATATCTAAAAATGGAAAAACCCCATTGTCCTCATTGCGATGAGGTCATGACCCTGTGGGAGATCCCGCCTATCAATTTTTCAGACGGTTTGGGCTGGCAGACCCCCTATCTTTTTGTCTGTTTTAACGATGACTGCCCTTCTTATAAAAAGGGCTGGCAGCATCTGATGGACTCAGTGGAAGCACCCGCCTCGTACAGATGTTTTTGCGAGCCAGGCGCCAAGAATTTTGAATACATGCCCGTGTTCAGTCCCCTGGGCGGTACAGGTTCTGTTCTGGATGATGCGGCGCTTGTGGCGGAACAAGCCCGGCAAGAGCTGATGAAACAGACCTTTTCCATCCTCACGGATTATTATATTTCCAAAGACTGGGATGAGATTTTAAAGATCTGTCTGAACCCAAAAATTCCGCCCAAGGCAAGGCTGAAAGCCGTAGAAATGGTGGGTGAGTTAGGTGATGCAACGGCTGTGGAGCATTTGATCAACCATAAGTTCCCGACCCCGGTATTACAGGAAGGGGTGAAAAAAGCAATTGAACAGCTTCATGAACGCCATTTTACGCGGGAATGCCCTTTTTGTGCCGAGATCATTAAAAACCGGGCCACCGTATGCAAACATTGCGGCAAGGATGTGCCCCGGGCATAACAAGGCCAATGGTCTGCAGGGCCGTTATTGGGGAATACCCCCGATAAAAACCGGGCATTCATGCACACGAAAAGAATGATGCCCGAGTTTGTGTGTGATGCAGTAAACCTGGAAGGTCTGAATTTCACGATTCCTGAAATTCAGACCCTGCTTGACGGGATAACCGTAGGCGTTATAATTTGTTGATCTTTTCTATGTTGAAAGATCTGTAGATAATCATCTCACCGCTTCTTTTATCCGGATCAAGGATCGTGGATTCAATTTTCTTTAGAATGGCCTGGGCCTGGGAATAATCCGGAATGGCGTCAAGTCCCTGTCCGATGGTTTTTCCTGTGCAGGCATCTTTGATAATGGCGTCTCTGGCATCCGTGGATATGGCAAAGGGAATGATGTGGTCATAAACCAGTCTGGCACCGGCCAGAATTTCCCTTTCATAGGATCCAATAGACCCCGCCACACAGGTGATGGCCATAAAGGGGCGCTCTTCCACGCTTACAATCAGATCAATCACGGATGGATAATCTTCGCCCTTGAACTGGACGGTCAGAGGAACGTCCACAAGAACATCTGATTTGGGGTATCCTTTGCTCTCGACCAGGAATTTTTCAAAAATCTGTCGGCTGGCTTCAGCGCCGACATTATCTATCTCTTTGCCGGTAATATAGTCGGTAACTTGATCAAGTGTCATAATTAATAAACTGTTAAATTAAAAAATCATTATTGATATTGTTTTATTTATTTATCTTTTATTTGTTTATCCTGGATCAGGCATTGGCCTGTCATTTCCAAAGGCTGCGCTATTCCAAGAACATTGAGTATGGTCGGCGCAATATCTCCGAGTTTGCCGTCCAGAAGGCTGATGGCAAGTGCTGGTTTGGCTGCAACAATAAACCTTACCGGATTTAATGTATGGGCCGTATGGGGGGACCCGTCCTGGGCCAGCATCTGTTCTGAGTTGCCGTGGTCTGCGGTGATAAAAGCGGTACCACCGGTTTCCCAGATAGCTTCCACCACTTTTTCTACACATCTGTCTACGGTTTCACATGCCTTTACCGCCGCGTCAAATATACCAGTATGCCCCACCATGTCCATGTTGGCAAAGTTAAGCACCACAAATTGAAATTTGCCTGAACGGATCTGCTCGCAGGCTTTGT
Encoded here:
- a CDS encoding pyruvate carboxylase subunit B, whose protein sequence is MTDHNEVKMVEMDYSETRPKVKNPLKIQDLSLRDGHQSLFATRGRTEDMIPVAEQMDEIGFWAVEVWGGASFHIMHRYLNEDPWQRLRTLKRYFKKTPISMLLRGQKLVGYRNYADDLAELFVKKTVENGLDIFRTFDALNDYRNFETVVPVIKSCGAHFQGCICYTLTEPRLGGEVYNLEYYVKKAKELEDMGADSICIKDVAGLMAPYDAFELVKALKAEVKPPIHLHSHFTSGMSPMTHLKAVEAGVDIIDTCMTPYAYRTSHAALEPLVMSLLGTSRDTGFDIKALTRINETLEKDVIPKYKHLLDNTKLSLIDINVLMYQTPDFMRANLQKQLREMDALDKIDEVYKELPRVRKELGQIPLVTPTSRIVGTQTVNNVLFDTKEERYKMITAQVKDLCYGLYGKTAVPIDADLQKKALKGYERGEEPITCRPAEVLMPELEKARKEIGDLAVDDEDLILCALFPVTGKKYLMQKYGKEQVPDTVKPITLEDVKKQDDMIKKAKAGKLIEPAADLPEKSEFARTFNVFVDGECFEVGVDEVGGSPMISYAALASVAPAAAPVAPSAPAAPTPPAPPAVSAPKPASAKSVAPAPKPKPAAPAGGSGTPVLAPMPGMIVKYTKNVGDAVNAGDTVVLIEAMKMENALLATVDGTITAINFKTGDSVAKDDVLATIE
- a CDS encoding type I restriction enzyme HsdR N-terminal domain-containing protein, with translation MTLDQVTDYITGKEIDNVGAEASRQIFEKFLVESKGYPKSDVLVDVPLTVQFKGEDYPSVIDLIVSVEERPFMAITCVAGSIGSYEREILAGARLVYDHIIPFAISTDARDAIIKDACTGKTIGQGLDAIPDYSQAQAILKKIESTILDPDKRSGEMIIYRSFNIEKINKL